The proteins below are encoded in one region of Carettochelys insculpta isolate YL-2023 chromosome 32, ASM3395843v1, whole genome shotgun sequence:
- the LOC142004869 gene encoding olfactory receptor 10A2-like codes for MSSHATDTTPDSDYSIIILIGDFLLDVIMEKVEGRNQTPLMEFLLLGFGDVHELQPLFFLLFLLIYLVTVTANALIVVLVVIDRHLQTPMYIFLGNLAFLGICFSSTIVPMMLASLLTGDRSVSVKGCMAQVYFFGVMSTTESLLLFIMSYDRYLAICNPLHYAALMNGRVCGQLVAGSWVISFLCCTVVDIFFFQLTFCDSKEIDHFFCDFTPMLKLACGDTQIVQLLAFAVALLFTFVTCLLILTSYACIITAILRIPSTTGRKKAFSTCSSHLIAVTIFYGISFTVYVVPLVNTAEVPKKVFSVFCTVLTHMINPVIYCLRNKEVKESLRKAVFMQLAVRNCHRIRKQKF; via the coding sequence ATGTCTTCCCATGCCACCGACACTACACCTGACTCCGATTACTCCATTATTATTTTAATTGGTGACTTTCTTCTAGATGTTATAATGGAGAAAGTGGAAGGAAGAAACCAAACACCCCTCATGGAATTCCTCCTCTTAGGATTTGGGGATGTCCATGAACTGCAGCCCCTTTTCTTCCTGCTCTTTCTACTGATCTACCTTGTGACAGTGACTGCCAATGCTCTCATTGTTGTGCTGGTTGTGATTGATCGGCACCTTCAGACCCCTATGTATATCTTCCTGGGGAACTTGGCCTTTTTGGGGATTTGCTTCTCCTCCACCATTGTGCCAATgatgctggccagtctcctgacggGGGATAGATCCGTCTCTGTTAAGGGTTGCATGGCGCAAGTATATTTCTTTGGTGTCATGTCAACCACAGAAAGCCTTCTGCTCTTCATAATGTCATACGATCGGTATTTAGCGATATGTAATCCCCTCCATTACGCGGCTCTTATGAACGGCAGGGTTTGTGGCCAGCTAGTGGCAGGGTCCTGGGTAATTAGCTTTCTGTGTTGCACTGTCGTCGATATTTTCTTCTTCCAATTAACGTTCTGTGATTCCAAGGAAAtcgaccatttcttttgtgatttcaCACCCATGCTAAAGCTGGCCTGTGGTGACACCCAGATTGTCCAACTTCTGGCTTTTGCTGTCGCTCTTCTTTTCACATTTGTGACCTGTCTACTGATTCTGACATCCTATGCTTGTATCATCACCgccatcctgagaatcccatCCACCACCGGGaggaaaaaggccttttccacctgctcctcccacctcattgcGGTGACAATTTTCTATGGGATCTCGTTCACTGTCTATGTGGTTCCACTAGTCAACACGGCCGAGGTACCCAAAAAAGTATTCTCCGTCTTCTGCACAGTCCTAACTCATATGATTaaccctgtcatctactgcctgAGAAACAAGGAGGTGAAAGAATCCTTGAGGAAGGCAGTTTTTATGCAGCTTGCTGTCAGAAACTGTCACAGAATCAGAAAGCAGAAATTTTAG